Proteins co-encoded in one Meiothermus sp. genomic window:
- a CDS encoding adenosylcobalamin-dependent ribonucleoside-diphosphate reductase produces MNSFEPALFDDHAQAIAKRQYMQPGDGDVFGMFRRVATWVASPEKSEQDKAYWGEQFYRLMASKRFCPGGRVLAGAGTQHGNVLNCFVQGATEHDPSSFDGVLEVATKLALVTKVGGGNGVNLDPYTSRKSAGPRGTVRGFAYLAADHADVEDFIKGMMRPPINPDGDKEQITVRNWTRVVYGLLKPELAALARRNGVMTVREKPGDTLIVPDDMRGIIEAAKSALGLAVKGQEPHVDFSSLRPEGAPIRGSGGTSSGPVSFLVEIFDNFLEWANLGAEKAGPVATLRYVYAPVLRVVRQGGTRRGAGMATIAIDHPDLLDFLTAKDLDREASEGDISTFNISILVTEAFWQTLQADGLWAVEPSEVPGKYYPYPVQGPYTGALPDLPERAQDGARPIPVYDGKVPAKWLWHEIAWHAWATGEPGLIFVDRINELSALKNLGPRYQIRSTNPCGEIPLTVGEPCDLGAINLAAYVENGVFNFAEFRKDVRTAVRFLDNVLDVNVFALEDNRVASQILRRLGLGVMGLADMLIKMGLPYSSEAGRRVVAQVMNAMREEAIAESERLGQERGVFPLYEQHRAAFEALGIRPRRNVAVLTVAPTGTTSMLMGVSSGIEPMFSPFMWRRIGGQYKALLHPLFVEMMEQFPATGPFEKDGAWNWDAIIEAIQANHGSVKGLEGIPAAIAAVFEGAHDVPPLDHVRMQGVVQTAFDAEGYAANSLSKTINLPNQATVEDVEAAYTEAYMTGCKGITVYRDGSREYQVLSVSKEEKKEEKTEAKSQETVAVQPALLEVPPSPERTARPIFERTGRLVGYTDMVKLTAADGTRRGFLVTVNMQGEHPVEVILTSGKAGDEANADSEALGRIISKALQYGVPVAELVKTLRGINGGLYGSYQGRFVTSKADLIAVALETTSKIQIAEADRKATQIPPDDHMVPQAMQRAMTAPIQNIKPGLGLGKCPECGDENLVREEGCTKCYSCGYSKCG; encoded by the coding sequence ATGAATAGCTTTGAGCCCGCACTTTTCGATGATCACGCCCAAGCCATTGCCAAGCGCCAGTACATGCAGCCGGGAGATGGGGATGTATTTGGTATGTTTCGTCGGGTGGCTACCTGGGTGGCTTCACCGGAAAAATCCGAGCAGGACAAAGCCTACTGGGGTGAGCAGTTTTATCGCTTGATGGCCTCGAAGCGCTTTTGCCCTGGCGGGCGGGTGCTGGCAGGCGCGGGAACCCAGCACGGCAACGTTCTAAACTGCTTTGTACAGGGCGCGACCGAACACGACCCCAGCAGCTTCGATGGGGTGCTGGAAGTGGCGACCAAGCTGGCCCTGGTGACCAAGGTGGGCGGGGGTAACGGGGTCAACCTCGATCCCTACACTTCCCGCAAAAGCGCAGGCCCCCGCGGCACGGTGCGCGGTTTCGCGTACCTTGCTGCCGACCATGCCGACGTCGAAGACTTCATCAAGGGCATGATGCGCCCCCCCATCAACCCCGATGGTGATAAGGAACAGATCACCGTACGCAACTGGACGCGGGTGGTCTACGGCCTTCTAAAGCCCGAGCTCGCGGCGCTGGCCCGGCGCAACGGGGTGATGACGGTGCGGGAAAAGCCCGGCGATACGCTGATCGTGCCCGATGATATGCGCGGCATTATCGAGGCTGCCAAATCGGCTCTGGGTTTGGCTGTAAAGGGCCAGGAACCCCATGTGGACTTTAGCAGTCTGCGGCCTGAGGGGGCGCCCATCCGAGGCAGTGGTGGCACCAGCAGCGGCCCGGTGAGCTTTTTGGTGGAGATTTTCGATAACTTTTTGGAGTGGGCCAACCTTGGAGCCGAAAAAGCCGGCCCCGTCGCCACCCTGCGCTATGTGTACGCCCCGGTGCTGCGGGTGGTGCGACAGGGCGGAACCCGGCGTGGCGCCGGGATGGCGACCATCGCCATTGACCACCCCGACCTGCTGGACTTCCTGACCGCTAAGGATCTCGACCGCGAGGCCAGCGAGGGCGATATCTCTACCTTCAACATCTCGATTCTGGTCACCGAAGCCTTCTGGCAAACCCTTCAGGCTGATGGGCTATGGGCAGTGGAACCTTCGGAGGTGCCAGGCAAATACTACCCCTACCCGGTGCAGGGGCCCTACACAGGGGCGCTGCCCGACCTGCCCGAGCGTGCCCAGGATGGCGCCCGGCCCATCCCGGTCTACGACGGCAAAGTGCCGGCTAAGTGGCTCTGGCACGAGATTGCCTGGCACGCCTGGGCCACCGGTGAGCCCGGCTTGATCTTTGTGGATCGCATTAACGAGCTTTCGGCGCTCAAGAACCTGGGGCCGCGCTATCAGATTCGCTCGACCAATCCGTGCGGGGAAATCCCTCTTACGGTGGGCGAACCTTGCGACCTGGGGGCCATCAACCTGGCCGCCTACGTGGAAAACGGCGTGTTCAACTTTGCCGAGTTCCGCAAGGATGTGCGCACCGCGGTACGCTTCCTGGACAACGTGCTGGACGTGAACGTGTTTGCCCTCGAGGACAACCGTGTCGCCAGCCAGATCCTGCGCCGCCTGGGCCTGGGGGTGATGGGCCTGGCCGACATGCTCATCAAGATGGGGCTGCCCTACTCCTCGGAGGCGGGCCGCCGGGTGGTGGCCCAGGTGATGAACGCCATGCGCGAAGAGGCCATCGCCGAGTCGGAGCGGCTGGGCCAGGAGCGCGGGGTGTTCCCGCTTTATGAACAGCACCGGGCTGCTTTCGAGGCGCTGGGCATCCGCCCGCGGCGCAACGTGGCGGTGCTGACGGTGGCCCCCACCGGAACCACCAGCATGCTGATGGGGGTCTCGAGCGGCATCGAGCCGATGTTCTCGCCCTTCATGTGGCGGCGCATCGGCGGGCAGTACAAAGCCCTGCTGCACCCCTTGTTTGTAGAGATGATGGAGCAGTTCCCGGCCACCGGGCCGTTCGAGAAAGACGGGGCCTGGAACTGGGACGCCATTATCGAGGCCATCCAGGCCAACCACGGTAGCGTGAAGGGACTCGAGGGCATCCCCGCCGCCATCGCCGCGGTGTTTGAAGGGGCCCACGACGTGCCCCCGCTGGACCACGTGCGAATGCAGGGGGTGGTGCAGACCGCCTTCGACGCCGAGGGCTATGCGGCCAACTCGCTCTCCAAGACCATCAACCTGCCCAACCAGGCCACCGTAGAAGACGTAGAGGCGGCCTATACCGAGGCCTACATGACTGGCTGCAAAGGCATTACGGTCTACCGTGACGGCAGCCGCGAGTACCAGGTGCTCTCGGTAAGCAAGGAAGAAAAGAAAGAGGAGAAGACCGAGGCCAAGAGCCAGGAGACGGTGGCCGTACAGCCCGCCCTTCTGGAGGTTCCGCCCAGCCCAGAACGTACCGCCCGCCCCATCTTCGAGCGCACGGGCCGGCTGGTGGGCTACACCGATATGGTCAAGCTGACCGCTGCCGACGGCACCCGCCGGGGCTTCCTGGTTACGGTGAATATGCAGGGTGAGCACCCGGTGGAGGTAATTCTGACCTCGGGCAAGGCCGGCGACGAGGCCAACGCCGATAGCGAGGCGCTGGGCCGCATCATCTCCAAGGCCCTGCAATACGGTGTGCCGGTAGCCGAACTGGTCAAAACCCTGCGCGGCATTAATGGCGGCCTGTACGGCAGCTACCAGGGCCGCTTCGTGACCAGCAAAGCTGACCTGATTGCGGTGGCCCTCGAGACCACCAGTAAAATCCAGATTGCCGAGGCCGATCGTAAAGCCACCCAGATACCCCCCGACGACCACATGGTGCCCCAGGCCATGCAGCGGGCCATGACCGCGCCCATCCAGAATATCAAGCCAGGCTTAGGGTTAGGGAAGTGCCCCGAGTGCGGCGATGAAAACCTGGTGCGCGAGGAAGGTTGCACCAAGTGCTATAGCTGTGGGTACAGTAAATGTGGGTAG
- a CDS encoding glycoside hydrolase family 13 protein has product MTPEWVKDAVFYQIFPDRFRIGQGPAGHPAPVQSAFEAWDAPPTLRGFKGGNLWGVIEKLDYIKEQGFNALYFCPVFASTANHRYHTSDYFQVDPILGGNVALQRLVEEAHRRDIRVVLDGVFNHCGRAHFAFQHIIENEAASPYLEWFHVYKFPLNAYAKHANYAAWWNNPELPKFNTANPECREYLLSVAEYWLQYGIDGWRLDVPNEIDDDDFWREFRQRVKARNPEAYIVGEIWDDASRWLRGDQFDAVMNYPLGRAILGFVGADLLDKDLAAKSGLGRLESLGAMACHHRLEDLFSRYGWDIVTAQMNIMTSHDTPRIFSLLRGQLERVQLAFAMLFTLPGAPTVYYGDEIGMAGGHDPDNRRGMIWDESRWHKPIQRTIQQMSALRRSLPVLRRGRYQYLYAQDGRLAFARTLEPTSVVVTVNASPEPWRVHIPLHGLWPRGEQVVDLLSGKTGRCVGGCLEGGILEPFTLAVWQTLE; this is encoded by the coding sequence ATGACACCAGAGTGGGTCAAAGACGCGGTTTTCTATCAGATATTTCCGGATCGCTTTCGTATAGGGCAGGGACCAGCGGGCCATCCCGCGCCGGTACAAAGTGCTTTTGAGGCCTGGGACGCACCCCCTACCCTGCGCGGCTTCAAGGGGGGCAACCTCTGGGGAGTTATCGAGAAGCTGGATTACATCAAAGAGCAGGGCTTCAATGCCCTGTACTTCTGCCCAGTCTTTGCTTCAACCGCCAACCACCGTTACCACACCAGCGACTACTTTCAGGTAGACCCCATCCTGGGAGGCAATGTGGCTTTGCAGCGATTGGTGGAGGAAGCCCACCGGCGCGATATTCGGGTGGTTCTGGACGGGGTATTCAACCACTGCGGACGGGCGCATTTCGCCTTCCAGCACATCATCGAAAACGAGGCCGCCTCACCCTACCTGGAGTGGTTTCATGTTTACAAGTTCCCCCTAAATGCCTATGCCAAGCATGCTAACTACGCGGCCTGGTGGAATAACCCCGAGCTGCCCAAGTTCAACACCGCCAACCCCGAGTGCCGGGAGTATCTGCTGTCGGTGGCGGAGTACTGGCTTCAGTACGGCATCGATGGCTGGCGTCTGGATGTGCCTAACGAGATCGATGACGATGATTTTTGGCGTGAGTTTCGCCAGCGGGTGAAGGCCCGCAACCCCGAAGCCTATATCGTGGGTGAGATCTGGGACGATGCCAGCCGCTGGCTGAGGGGCGATCAGTTCGATGCGGTGATGAACTACCCCCTAGGGCGGGCCATTCTGGGCTTTGTAGGAGCCGATTTACTTGACAAAGACCTGGCTGCCAAGAGCGGCCTGGGGCGGCTGGAGAGTCTGGGGGCCATGGCCTGCCACCATCGCCTCGAGGATCTCTTCAGTCGCTATGGCTGGGATATCGTGACCGCGCAGATGAACATCATGACCTCGCACGACACCCCCCGCATCTTTAGCCTTTTGCGGGGCCAGCTCGAGCGGGTACAGTTGGCCTTTGCCATGCTCTTTACCCTGCCGGGAGCACCCACGGTCTACTACGGCGACGAAATTGGCATGGCCGGAGGCCACGACCCCGACAACCGTCGGGGCATGATCTGGGATGAGTCTCGCTGGCATAAGCCCATTCAGCGCACCATCCAGCAGATGTCGGCCCTGCGCCGGTCGTTGCCGGTGCTGCGCCGGGGGCGTTACCAATACCTGTATGCCCAGGATGGACGCCTGGCCTTTGCCCGTACCCTCGAGCCTACAAGCGTGGTGGTGACTGTTAACGCATCCCCTGAACCCTGGCGCGTCCACATACCCCTACATGGGCTGTGGCCGCGCGGCGAACAGGTAGTAGACTTGCTGTCGGGTAAAACGGGCCGTTGTGTGGGGGGTTGCCTCGAGGGCGGTATTCTAGAACCCTTTACCCTGGCAGTATGGCAGACCCTGGAATAA
- the gmk gene encoding guanylate kinase translates to MPRGNLFVMTGASGVGKGTIRGRLLEYHRMYYSISMTTRPPRPGERHGVDYYFVSKAEFESRIAQNGFLEWAQYVDDYYGTPKEPVEEALSKGQDVLLEIEVQGALQVKKTMPEAILVFIIPPSLSELRRRLLVRGTDSLAKIRKRLERAVEEIRMADRFKYVLVNDQLDKAVSDFAAIIQAERLLQPRMTEAIERALSKDPALESELDEIERKRLEAGEASK, encoded by the coding sequence ATGCCGCGTGGGAATCTCTTTGTCATGACCGGGGCCTCAGGAGTGGGCAAGGGTACCATTCGAGGGCGGCTCTTGGAGTATCACCGCATGTACTACTCCATCTCCATGACCACCCGCCCGCCCAGGCCAGGCGAGCGGCACGGGGTGGATTACTACTTTGTCAGCAAGGCCGAGTTTGAAAGCAGGATCGCACAAAACGGTTTTCTCGAGTGGGCCCAGTATGTGGATGACTACTACGGCACCCCTAAAGAGCCGGTCGAGGAAGCGTTGAGCAAGGGACAAGACGTGCTCCTGGAAATCGAGGTTCAGGGTGCTTTGCAGGTAAAGAAAACCATGCCGGAGGCTATTCTGGTCTTCATTATCCCACCCTCTCTTTCAGAGTTACGGCGCCGGCTGCTGGTGCGCGGAACCGACAGCCTAGCCAAAATTCGCAAACGACTGGAGCGAGCAGTAGAAGAGATTCGCATGGCCGACCGCTTCAAGTATGTACTGGTCAACGACCAGCTTGACAAGGCGGTCTCTGATTTCGCGGCTATTATACAAGCCGAGCGGCTGTTGCAGCCCCGTATGACCGAGGCCATCGAGCGGGCCCTCTCAAAAGACCCTGCCCTAGAAAGTGAACTCGATGAGATCGAGCGCAAGCGGCTCGAGGCCGGCGAAGCCAGTAAATAG
- the rpoZ gene encoding DNA-directed RNA polymerase subunit omega has product MAEPGIDTLLALTDSKYRLTVVTAKRAQQLLRYDFKNTVLSPDEYPRMRTLEGDKPDPNAVTWAMQELKTGRLLIGENLIPEDRLTKFLDQMYPREVVEPAD; this is encoded by the coding sequence ATGGCAGAACCCGGCATCGACACCCTTCTGGCCCTGACCGATTCGAAGTATCGCCTGACCGTAGTAACGGCCAAGCGAGCCCAGCAGCTTTTACGCTACGACTTCAAGAACACTGTACTGAGCCCCGACGAGTACCCCCGGATGCGCACCCTGGAAGGCGACAAGCCAGACCCCAACGCTGTGACCTGGGCTATGCAGGAGCTCAAGACCGGGCGGCTTCTAATCGGTGAAAACTTAATCCCCGAAGATCGGCTCACCAAGTTTCTCGATCAGATGTATCCACGCGAGGTCGTCGAACCCGCAGATTAA
- the argR gene encoding arginine repressor, with protein MASKEQRHRAIQEIISRESISTQAQLVERLRKMNFDVTQATVSRDISEMRLVRVPLGRGKHKYALAHLELSEDVMDELRRIFPTFVRDVDRGENIVVLKVSEGHASGIALLIDRLRRDDIVGTIAGEDSILVVGRTIQAAENLQEEFEALLT; from the coding sequence ATGGCAAGCAAGGAGCAGCGGCATCGTGCCATCCAGGAAATTATCAGCCGGGAAAGTATTTCTACCCAGGCTCAGCTCGTGGAGCGGCTACGAAAGATGAACTTCGACGTAACCCAGGCCACGGTCAGCCGGGATATTAGCGAGATGCGTCTGGTACGAGTTCCACTGGGGCGAGGCAAGCATAAGTACGCCCTGGCCCACCTCGAGCTCTCCGAAGATGTGATGGACGAACTCCGACGCATTTTTCCCACCTTTGTGCGAGACGTAGATCGTGGAGAAAACATCGTGGTGCTGAAGGTTTCGGAGGGGCACGCGTCTGGCATTGCGCTCTTGATCGACCGGCTTCGGCGCGACGACATTGTGGGCACCATCGCTGGCGAGGATTCCATTTTGGTGGTGGGCCGCACCATTCAGGCCGCCGAAAATTTACAGGAAGAATTTGAGGCCCTTCTAACCTGA
- a CDS encoding DNA repair protein RecN — translation MLERLEVQNLAVLEQVTLEFSPGLTVLTGETGAGKSVLVDALSLLLGEKADGLIRTGAETLLVTAFFGGKSLSRRVSQGRSTARIDGEVVSLRELSEETALHLTIHAQHAALALFNRKAQRRLLDSQIKPDLLERYQRAFAQYQSILSETGRLEAAARERERKLDILRFQIAEIDQARLVVGEEEQLRQETERLRHLETLRERVSAAIGALSGEGDALGLVTLASREVKAAGRFDAHLESLGRDLETALDALRAVSRELEDYLENLEADPQRLDEVEARLALIEKLGRKYGEGIPAILEFAETARQELVELEGAEDRLSQLYSQKETAWKALLEAGRQLTEARTQAAEALSQKVVEEIRALGMPSAQFQVGLLPLETPGPEGLEEVQLLFSANPGLNLAPLEKAASGGELSRVMLALALLTGTEAETVVFDEVDAGVGGEAAWQVAERLFRLAQERQVLVVTHLPQIAARAQNHFRVVKHEAGVQVQRVRDEERVRELARMLSGSYSEAALEHARELLLGVSS, via the coding sequence ATGTTAGAGCGCCTCGAGGTGCAAAACCTGGCGGTGTTGGAGCAGGTAACGCTCGAGTTTAGCCCAGGGCTGACCGTGCTTACAGGCGAAACCGGAGCTGGCAAGAGCGTGCTAGTAGACGCCTTATCCCTGCTTCTGGGCGAAAAGGCCGATGGCCTTATACGCACCGGAGCCGAGACTCTGTTGGTCACAGCTTTTTTTGGGGGAAAGAGTCTCTCACGTAGGGTCTCGCAAGGTCGCAGCACGGCCCGTATCGACGGCGAAGTGGTCAGTCTGAGGGAGCTGAGCGAGGAGACCGCCCTGCATCTCACGATTCATGCTCAGCACGCAGCCCTGGCCCTCTTCAATCGTAAGGCCCAGCGCAGGCTGCTCGACTCTCAGATCAAACCGGATTTGCTGGAGCGCTATCAGCGTGCATTTGCACAGTATCAGTCCATTTTGAGCGAGACCGGGCGCTTGGAAGCAGCAGCCCGCGAGCGTGAGCGCAAGCTGGATATTCTGCGTTTTCAGATTGCGGAAATAGATCAGGCCCGGCTGGTCGTGGGAGAAGAGGAGCAGCTTAGGCAAGAGACGGAGCGCCTGCGGCACCTCGAGACCCTGCGTGAGCGGGTTTCGGCGGCGATAGGCGCTCTGAGCGGGGAGGGTGATGCGCTGGGGTTGGTGACCCTGGCCTCGAGGGAGGTCAAAGCGGCGGGCCGCTTTGATGCCCATCTGGAGAGCCTGGGCCGCGACCTGGAGACTGCCCTGGATGCATTACGGGCAGTGAGCCGCGAACTAGAAGATTATCTGGAAAACCTCGAGGCCGACCCCCAACGCCTCGACGAGGTAGAGGCCCGGCTGGCCCTGATCGAGAAGCTGGGGCGCAAGTACGGTGAAGGCATCCCGGCCATCCTCGAGTTTGCCGAGACTGCCCGGCAGGAACTGGTAGAACTCGAGGGGGCCGAGGATCGCCTAAGTCAGCTCTATAGCCAAAAAGAAACAGCCTGGAAAGCACTTCTGGAAGCAGGGCGGCAGCTTACCGAGGCTCGCACCCAAGCTGCCGAGGCGCTCTCACAAAAGGTTGTCGAGGAAATTCGGGCCCTGGGGATGCCTTCAGCGCAGTTTCAAGTAGGGTTGCTGCCTTTGGAGACCCCCGGCCCCGAGGGGCTCGAGGAAGTACAGCTGCTTTTTTCGGCCAACCCCGGCCTGAACCTGGCCCCATTGGAAAAAGCAGCCTCGGGGGGTGAGCTTTCGCGGGTCATGCTAGCCCTGGCCTTATTGACCGGCACCGAGGCCGAAACGGTGGTGTTCGATGAGGTAGACGCTGGGGTAGGAGGTGAGGCCGCCTGGCAGGTAGCCGAGCGGCTTTTCCGGCTGGCCCAGGAACGCCAGGTGCTGGTAGTGACCCACCTGCCACAAATTGCTGCTCGAGCCCAGAACCACTTCCGGGTGGTCAAGCATGAGGCCGGGGTGCAAGTACAGCGGGTACGCGACGAGGAGCGGGTGCGGGAGCTGGCCCGCATGCTCTCGGGCAGCTACTCCGAGGCTGCCCTCGAGCACGCGCGCGAGCTACTGCTGGGCGTAAGCTCGTAA
- a CDS encoding MarC family protein: MIEFAVKAFLTLFVLIDPIGLIPLFLGLVGTRSYQEQKKIALRSTLVAGFLILGFAILGGVILRHLGISLEALKVAGGLLLFKIALDMINAQLERETDEEHAESQARTDISVFPLAIPLIAGPGTLAGVLILTGSAPGGIWGFVVVLAVAALVLFLTYWSLRAALKFSSSLGRTGINVITRVLGILLAALAVQYVADGVRVLLKLG; encoded by the coding sequence ATGATTGAGTTTGCTGTTAAGGCCTTTCTGACCCTGTTTGTGCTGATAGACCCTATCGGCCTGATACCGCTTTTTTTGGGCCTGGTTGGTACTCGCAGCTATCAGGAGCAAAAGAAAATTGCCCTGCGCTCGACCCTGGTGGCGGGGTTTTTGATACTGGGCTTTGCCATACTGGGTGGAGTGATCCTCCGCCACCTGGGTATCAGCCTCGAGGCCCTCAAGGTGGCCGGGGGGCTACTGCTATTCAAAATCGCCCTGGACATGATCAATGCCCAGCTCGAGCGCGAGACCGACGAGGAGCACGCCGAGTCGCAAGCCCGAACCGATATCTCGGTCTTTCCCCTGGCCATCCCCCTCATCGCTGGGCCTGGCACCCTGGCCGGGGTGCTGATTCTCACTGGGTCGGCCCCGGGGGGGATATGGGGGTTCGTGGTGGTGCTGGCCGTGGCCGCGCTGGTGCTGTTTCTGACCTACTGGTCGCTCAGGGCTGCGCTCAAGTTCTCCAGTTCGCTGGGCCGTACCGGTATCAACGTAATTACTCGGGTGTTAGGCATCCTGCTGGCCGCGCTGGCCGTGCAGTACGTGGCGGACGGGGTGCGGGTTTTGCTCAAGCTCGGCTAA
- a CDS encoding elongation factor G — MIRTVALVGHSGSGKTTLGEALLYFTGGKDRMGKVEEGSTTSDYTPEEKAHRVSVRTAVLPLTYQGHRIYLLDAPGYTDFVGEIRSAMEAADSAVVVVSAETGVQIGTERAWTVAERLELPRMVVVTKLEKGGDFFALLEDLRSTLGHILPAHLPLYENGQWVGLIDVLHDRAFRYDKGRPVITSIPEDQKAQVEKYRNEAREAIIETDESLLEKYLEGGEVEEVALSRAFHEAVRKGQVFPVAIGSSGALIGLDMLLDLFLEALPSPEERWGQGSPAAKVFKVQVDPFMGQVAFARLYRGKLKAGDTLQSDNGTVRLAHLYTAKGKDLIELEEAEAGTILALPKADSLHKGMELWQGERLEFPSARLPDPVAMVAITPESRADEAKLGDALRKLLEEDPSLRFERNPETGEQILWGMGDLHLETAKERLADYGVKIISRPPKIPYRETIRKKAEGQGKHKKQTGGHGQYGDVWLRLEPHPDYEFVWEITGGVIPTKYMESVEAGIKEAAKTGPLAGYPVIGFRAVVYHGSYHDVDSSDMAFQLAAQLAFRNVVTQASPTLLEPIYTLKIFVPQDRVGDILSDMQSRRGRILGMDQEGALAVVSAEAPLAEVLEYSRTLSGLTQGTGAYSLEFSHYAEVPPNLAQKVIAERQKAEA; from the coding sequence ATGATTCGCACTGTCGCCCTCGTAGGGCACAGCGGCAGCGGAAAAACCACCCTCGGCGAAGCGCTTCTTTACTTCACCGGGGGCAAGGATCGCATGGGCAAGGTAGAAGAGGGCAGCACTACCTCGGACTATACCCCGGAGGAAAAAGCCCACCGGGTCTCAGTTCGCACAGCGGTGCTGCCCCTGACCTACCAAGGGCACCGCATTTACCTGCTCGACGCCCCAGGCTACACCGATTTCGTGGGGGAAATACGGAGCGCCATGGAAGCCGCTGATTCGGCGGTAGTGGTAGTCTCGGCGGAAACTGGTGTGCAGATTGGCACCGAGCGGGCCTGGACGGTAGCCGAGCGGCTGGAGCTACCCCGGATGGTGGTGGTCACCAAGCTGGAAAAAGGGGGCGATTTTTTTGCGCTGCTCGAGGATCTGCGCTCCACACTGGGGCACATCCTCCCGGCGCACCTGCCGCTTTATGAAAACGGGCAGTGGGTTGGGCTGATTGATGTGCTGCACGACCGGGCCTTCCGCTACGACAAGGGCCGCCCGGTGATTACCAGCATCCCCGAAGACCAGAAAGCCCAGGTCGAAAAATACCGTAACGAAGCCCGCGAAGCCATCATCGAGACCGATGAAAGCCTGCTGGAGAAGTACCTCGAGGGCGGCGAAGTGGAGGAGGTGGCCCTCTCGAGGGCCTTCCACGAGGCCGTGCGCAAAGGCCAGGTTTTCCCGGTAGCCATCGGCTCTTCGGGGGCGCTTATCGGGCTGGATATGCTGCTCGACCTGTTCCTCGAGGCCCTCCCCTCCCCCGAAGAACGCTGGGGCCAGGGCAGCCCGGCGGCCAAGGTGTTCAAAGTGCAGGTGGATCCCTTCATGGGGCAGGTGGCTTTTGCCCGGCTTTACCGCGGCAAGCTCAAGGCTGGCGACACCTTGCAGTCAGACAACGGCACGGTTCGGCTGGCCCACCTCTACACCGCCAAAGGTAAGGATTTGATCGAGCTCGAGGAGGCCGAGGCCGGAACCATCCTGGCCCTGCCCAAAGCCGATAGCCTGCACAAGGGCATGGAACTCTGGCAGGGGGAACGCCTGGAGTTTCCCTCGGCCCGCCTGCCCGACCCGGTCGCGATGGTGGCTATCACACCCGAGTCGCGCGCCGATGAGGCCAAACTCGGCGACGCTTTGCGCAAGCTGCTGGAAGAAGACCCCAGCCTGAGGTTCGAGCGCAACCCGGAGACCGGCGAACAGATTCTGTGGGGTATGGGCGACCTGCATCTCGAGACCGCCAAGGAACGCCTGGCCGACTATGGGGTCAAAATCATCAGCCGCCCCCCCAAAATCCCCTACCGGGAGACCATCCGCAAAAAAGCCGAAGGGCAGGGCAAGCACAAAAAACAAACCGGCGGGCACGGGCAGTACGGCGATGTCTGGCTGCGGCTCGAACCCCACCCCGACTACGAGTTTGTCTGGGAGATTACCGGCGGGGTGATCCCCACCAAGTACATGGAATCAGTAGAGGCGGGCATCAAAGAAGCAGCCAAGACCGGGCCGCTGGCCGGTTATCCAGTGATTGGTTTTAGGGCTGTGGTCTATCATGGCTCTTATCACGATGTGGATAGCTCAGATATGGCCTTCCAGCTGGCCGCCCAGCTAGCCTTCCGCAACGTGGTCACCCAGGCCAGTCCCACCCTGCTCGAGCCCATCTACACCCTGAAGATTTTTGTTCCCCAGGATCGGGTGGGCGATATTTTGTCGGATATGCAGTCGCGCCGGGGTCGCATCCTGGGCATGGATCAGGAGGGGGCCCTGGCCGTGGTGAGCGCCGAAGCCCCCCTGGCCGAGGTGCTCGAGTACAGCCGTACCCTGTCCGGGCTCACCCAGGGCACCGGTGCTTATAGCCTCGAGTTCTCCCACTACGCCGAAGTACCCCCCAATCTGGCCCAAAAAGTGATTGCCGAGCGGCAGAAAGCTGAGGCCTGA
- the secG gene encoding preprotein translocase subunit SecG, protein MEFLQNIVIFIYIAVAGFLVYLVLSQEPKQGAGDMFGGSTDLFSTRGITGGLYRITVVLGVLFVVLAFSFRFFTR, encoded by the coding sequence GTGGAGTTTTTACAGAACATCGTAATTTTCATTTATATCGCTGTGGCTGGGTTTCTGGTTTACCTGGTGCTATCGCAAGAACCCAAGCAGGGGGCGGGCGATATGTTTGGCGGCTCGACTGACCTTTTTAGCACCCGCGGGATTACCGGAGGCCTGTACCGGATTACCGTTGTATTGGGCGTGCTTTTTGTAGTACTGGCTTTTTCCTTTCGCTTTTTCACTCGATAA